The following coding sequences are from one Arthrobacter sp. 24S4-2 window:
- a CDS encoding universal stress protein, with translation MSIIVGYVPTPEGAAALATAIDEARKNGKLLVVINSSRGDAVVDKRYAAGDDIATIEERLRSEGIEHLIQQPVRGNDAANEVLQAAEQHRADLIVIGLRRRTPVGKLIMGSTAQQILLEADCPVLAVKAGQ, from the coding sequence ATGAGCATCATCGTCGGATACGTACCCACCCCGGAAGGGGCGGCAGCCCTGGCCACCGCTATTGACGAAGCGCGGAAAAACGGGAAGCTGCTGGTGGTGATCAATTCTTCCCGTGGCGACGCCGTTGTGGACAAGCGCTACGCCGCCGGCGATGACATCGCCACAATCGAGGAACGTCTCCGGAGCGAAGGGATCGAGCACCTGATCCAGCAGCCGGTCCGTGGCAACGATGCAGCCAACGAGGTCCTGCAGGCAGCCGAACAGCACCGTGCGGACCTGATTGTCATCGGCCTGCGGAGACGCACTCCGGTGGGGAAACTGATCATGGGCAGCACGGCCCAGCAGATCCTCCTCGAGGCCGACTGCCCCGTCCTCGCCGTCAAAGCCGGGCAGTAG
- a CDS encoding tripartite tricarboxylate transporter permease, whose protein sequence is MDVFSSLMDGFATALTPMNFLYAVIGVVLGTAVGVLPGIGPAMSIALLLPVTYALEPTSAFIMFAGIYYGGMYGGSTTSILLNTPGESSSVVTAIEGNKMAKAGRAAQALATAAIGSFVAGTIGTTLLAVCAPVVVKFAVSLGSPSYFAIMVLALLAVTAVLGSSRLRGFASLGLGLAIGLVGLDSVTGQARLTFGQPLLADGLDIVVVAVAIFAVGEALWVAAHLRRTPLNIIPVGQPWMGKEDWKRSWKPWLRGTAFGFPFGALPAGGAEIPTFLSYVTEKRLSKHPEEFGKGAIEGVAGPEAANNAAAAGTLTPMLALGLPTNATAAVMLAAFTSYGIQPGPQLFESQGPLVWALIASLFIGNFLLLIINLPLAPLWAKLLQLPRPYLYAGILFFATLGAYSVNLQAFDLVILLVLGALGFMMRRFGLPVLPLILGVILGPRIEGQLRKTLKLSAGDPSGLLSEPIAVGIYVIVGVILLWPLLMRLWRKARPQTVPVIAGIHPTHTEATDTPPDNHLAESGRQAPRTQRRQESP, encoded by the coding sequence ATGGATGTCTTTTCCTCCCTCATGGACGGGTTTGCCACCGCCCTGACCCCCATGAATTTCCTCTACGCCGTGATCGGCGTGGTCCTGGGTACCGCCGTCGGCGTGCTCCCGGGGATCGGGCCGGCCATGTCCATTGCCTTGCTGCTCCCGGTCACCTACGCCTTGGAACCCACCAGCGCCTTCATCATGTTCGCCGGCATCTACTACGGCGGCATGTATGGCGGCTCCACGACATCCATCCTGCTCAACACTCCCGGGGAATCGTCGTCGGTGGTCACCGCCATCGAAGGCAACAAGATGGCGAAAGCCGGCAGGGCCGCCCAAGCACTGGCGACGGCGGCCATCGGCTCGTTTGTGGCCGGCACCATCGGCACCACGCTGCTGGCCGTCTGCGCACCCGTCGTGGTGAAATTCGCCGTCAGCCTGGGTTCACCGAGCTACTTTGCCATCATGGTGCTTGCGCTCCTGGCGGTCACAGCCGTCCTGGGATCATCCCGCCTCCGGGGCTTCGCCTCGCTGGGCCTGGGACTGGCAATCGGCCTGGTGGGCTTGGACTCCGTCACCGGGCAGGCACGCCTCACGTTCGGCCAGCCCCTGCTGGCTGACGGACTGGACATCGTGGTGGTGGCTGTAGCCATCTTCGCCGTCGGCGAGGCGCTCTGGGTGGCCGCGCACCTGCGCCGCACGCCGTTGAACATCATCCCGGTAGGCCAGCCGTGGATGGGCAAAGAGGACTGGAAGCGTTCCTGGAAGCCCTGGTTACGCGGAACCGCGTTCGGGTTTCCGTTCGGAGCACTTCCTGCGGGCGGTGCGGAGATCCCCACGTTCCTCTCCTACGTCACGGAGAAGCGCCTCAGTAAGCACCCCGAAGAGTTCGGCAAGGGCGCAATCGAAGGCGTGGCCGGACCCGAAGCCGCCAACAACGCGGCGGCCGCAGGAACCCTGACCCCCATGCTTGCCCTGGGACTGCCCACCAACGCCACGGCAGCCGTGATGCTGGCGGCTTTCACCTCGTACGGCATCCAGCCCGGCCCGCAGCTGTTCGAGAGCCAGGGGCCGCTGGTCTGGGCCCTGATCGCCAGCCTCTTCATCGGCAATTTCCTGCTCCTCATCATCAACCTTCCGCTCGCGCCGCTGTGGGCAAAGCTCCTTCAGCTCCCGCGGCCGTACCTGTACGCGGGGATCCTGTTCTTCGCCACGCTGGGCGCCTACTCGGTGAACCTGCAGGCGTTCGACCTGGTGATCCTGCTGGTGCTGGGTGCGCTCGGGTTCATGATGCGGCGCTTCGGACTCCCCGTACTGCCGCTCATTCTCGGCGTGATCCTCGGGCCGCGGATTGAAGGTCAGCTCCGCAAGACCCTGAAGCTGAGCGCCGGCGACCCTTCCGGCCTCTTGAGCGAGCCGATCGCCGTCGGAATCTACGTCATTGTGGGGGTCATCCTCCTCTGGCCGTTGCTGATGCGGCTCTGGCGCAAGGCCCGCCCGCAGACGGTGCCGGTGATTGCCGGCATCCACCCGACACACACCGAAGCGACGGACACACCCCCGGACAACCACCTGGCCGAAAGCGGCCGGCAGGCTCCCCGCACACAACGACGGCAGGAGAGCCCATGA
- a CDS encoding tripartite tricarboxylate transporter TctB family protein, translating to MSSATTLTSRLKGRSELGVALLLGAAGALVIWDAARIVVPYSQSDPVGPKTLPYIVGGLLLACAVLLAVNVLRGGHGEAEGGEDVDLAHPADWKTVLPLAGAFIANILLIDWAGWVVSGTILFWGSVWSLGSRHYVRDGLVSLAMSLLTFYGFYLGLGIALPAGLLEGIL from the coding sequence GTGAGCTCCGCAACCACTTTGACCTCACGGCTCAAAGGCCGCTCCGAGCTGGGGGTAGCCCTCCTGCTCGGGGCGGCCGGGGCCCTGGTCATCTGGGACGCGGCGCGCATCGTCGTTCCCTACTCCCAGTCTGATCCTGTAGGGCCGAAGACCCTTCCGTACATCGTGGGCGGACTGCTGCTCGCCTGTGCCGTGCTGCTGGCTGTCAACGTCCTGCGGGGCGGCCACGGCGAGGCCGAGGGCGGCGAGGACGTTGACCTGGCGCACCCCGCCGACTGGAAGACCGTCCTGCCCCTGGCCGGCGCCTTCATCGCCAACATCCTCCTGATCGACTGGGCAGGATGGGTGGTCTCGGGAACCATCCTGTTCTGGGGCAGCGTGTGGTCCCTGGGAAGCCGGCACTACGTCCGCGACGGGCTGGTTTCCCTTGCCATGTCCCTGCTCACGTTCTATGGCTTCTACCTTGGCCTCGGCATTGCGCTGCCCGCCGGGCTCCTGGAAGGGATTCTCTGA